One window of Paenibacillus sp. FSL K6-3182 genomic DNA carries:
- a CDS encoding PQQ-dependent sugar dehydrogenase, whose protein sequence is MVTVKKRIAAMMMTTLCLGMLVACEPNETSSTNTKVNEATDKPEKTMAIAESTAPSEQEEQDEAYTVLAKELRVPWVITFDEDIVYISEHEGNIVKVDGDATTRQAVHLLKSVHDRGEGGFLGFLLAPDFAQSREAYAYHTYEENGRVMNRVVLIKQNDGQWDEVRALLEGIPGAANHDGGRLAIGPDKLLYVTTGDAQQPELAQDRNNLAGKILRMTLDGKVPADNPFSGSYVYSYGHRNPQGLVWNSEGVLFNTEHGPSGDPGGHDEINKIAAGGNYGWPAIYGSAAQEGMTTPIYHTGEDAIAPSGATIDENNRIWIATLVGEALYRYDPASKNMERVFEGEGRLRDVKIKDGRIYVITNNTDGRGNPSSSDDRLLIVKQVK, encoded by the coding sequence ATGGTGACAGTGAAAAAACGAATTGCTGCGATGATGATGACAACATTATGTTTAGGCATGCTGGTTGCATGCGAGCCGAATGAAACGTCATCAACAAATACAAAAGTAAATGAAGCGACGGATAAGCCTGAGAAAACGATGGCAATTGCTGAAAGCACTGCGCCATCAGAGCAAGAAGAGCAAGACGAAGCTTACACCGTACTTGCGAAGGAGCTTCGAGTGCCTTGGGTCATTACTTTTGATGAGGACATTGTTTATATAAGCGAGCACGAAGGAAATATTGTGAAGGTGGATGGCGATGCGACGACACGTCAAGCGGTTCATTTGCTCAAAAGTGTACATGACCGCGGAGAAGGCGGATTTTTAGGTTTCCTGCTTGCTCCGGATTTCGCTCAGTCTCGAGAAGCATACGCGTATCATACGTACGAAGAAAATGGTCGTGTAATGAACAGAGTCGTGCTTATTAAACAAAATGATGGGCAATGGGATGAGGTTCGAGCACTGCTCGAGGGCATTCCTGGTGCTGCGAATCACGATGGCGGACGGCTGGCGATTGGGCCCGACAAGCTGCTTTATGTAACAACAGGAGATGCCCAGCAGCCGGAGCTGGCACAGGATCGCAACAACCTTGCAGGAAAAATCTTGCGAATGACGTTAGATGGCAAGGTACCAGCGGACAATCCGTTTTCCGGCTCATATGTGTATTCTTATGGACACCGCAATCCTCAAGGGCTTGTTTGGAATAGTGAAGGTGTGCTGTTTAATACAGAGCATGGCCCTTCGGGAGATCCTGGCGGACATGATGAGATTAATAAAATAGCGGCGGGCGGCAATTACGGCTGGCCTGCGATTTATGGCAGCGCTGCGCAGGAAGGGATGACAACGCCTATTTACCATACCGGCGAAGATGCGATTGCGCCCTCTGGCGCGACAATCGATGAGAACAATCGAATATGGATTGCTACTTTGGTAGGCGAAGCGCTTTATCGCTATGACCCTGCATCCAAAAACATGGAAAGGGTATTCGAAGGTGAAGGAAGACTTCGTGACGTAAAGATAAAGGACGGACGTATTTATGTCATCACGAATAATACCGATGGGCGCGGTAACCCATCATCATCGGATGATCGATTGCTTATAGTAAAGCAGGTGAAATAA
- a CDS encoding Rrf2 family transcriptional regulator, giving the protein MQYSKSIGYALHALIHLAHAERGQNIGIKDLSSSLGVSESYLSKIMSKLRQDGIVRAVTGASGGYELARAADQITFFDVIQVIEGRQPLYECFNIDDQHHHLFFEAEDLELESTDHSENKGCLVKKVMIGAERHMQQYLQQHTIQWVVDSAAFNPLTQTVK; this is encoded by the coding sequence ATGCAATATTCAAAAAGTATCGGATATGCACTTCATGCTTTAATTCACTTAGCCCATGCTGAGCGCGGTCAGAACATAGGCATTAAAGATTTATCTTCTTCTCTCGGAGTTTCAGAGAGCTACTTGTCTAAGATTATGTCCAAGCTGCGCCAGGACGGCATCGTACGTGCTGTGACGGGGGCAAGCGGCGGCTACGAGCTTGCTAGAGCTGCAGATCAAATTACATTTTTTGATGTCATTCAAGTTATTGAGGGACGACAGCCTTTATATGAGTGCTTTAATATTGACGATCAGCATCATCATTTATTTTTTGAAGCTGAAGATTTAGAGCTTGAGTCCACTGACCATTCAGAAAATAAGGGATGTCTTGTAAAAAAAGTAATGATTGGTGCTGAGCGTCATATGCAGCAGTACCTTCAGCAGCATACGATCCAGTGGGTGGTAGACTCTGCTGCGTTCAATCCATTAACACAAACCGTGAAATAA